Proteins from a single region of Punica granatum isolate Tunisia-2019 chromosome 8, ASM765513v2, whole genome shotgun sequence:
- the LOC116187861 gene encoding uncharacterized protein LOC116187861, translated as MSNGSEQTPAEEPRVSDQNPTGPTDQAQEWEAMARAWLRAFPEAKAVSVTDVEAWIDVNRSCLPAELKSMAKSELIERLLSIQNILRLPTQAPPEKEVSQKEYPYRFQRTDQWLPVYSWLESLETDDVVKSNEIADWLTNNPEIRDQLSAKHSKYHLTHYIKKCHMKILKRKEKKKVVEHPAEVPLVNAGRSLPSKHLVPIPYNPVSNIPKDSELYVAKRNEAVRKYEILVAFEKQLLTLFPRN; from the exons ATGTCAAACGGCTCAGAGCAGACTCCGGCGGAGGAGCCCAGAGTGTCCGACCAAAATCCCACCGGCCCAACCGACCAAGCTCAGGAATGGGAGGCCATGGCTCGAGCTTGGCTCCGTGCCTTCCCGGAGGCGAAGGCCGTCAGCGTCACCGACGTCGAGGCTTGGATCGACGTCAACCGCAGCTGCCTGCCGGCCGAGCTCAAATCCATGGCTAAGTCCGAGCTCATTGAGAGGCTTCTGTCCATTCAGAACATCCTGAGGTTGCCCACTCAAGCGCCGCCG GAAAAAGAAGTGAGTCAGAAGGAGTACCCGTACCGATTCCAACGTACTGACCAGTGGTTGCCAGTTTATTCGTGGTTAGAGTCCCTGGAAACGGATGACGTAGTTAAGTCCAATGAGATAGCTGACTGGCTAACAAACAACCCAGAGATCAGAGATCAACTCTCCGCTAAACATTCTAAGTATCATTTGACACACTATATCAAAAAGTGCCACATGAAGATTCTGAAgaggaaggaaaagaagaag GTTGTGGAGCATCCTGCAGAAGTCCCTTTGGTAAATGCTGGCAGAAGTTTGCCCTCGAAACACCTTGTCCCGATTCCAT ATAACCCTGTGAGCAACATACCAAAAGACAGTGAGCTATATGTTGCAAAACGAAATGAAGCGGTGCGCAAGTATGAAAT CTTGGTGGCGTTTGAGAAACAACTCTTGACCCTGTTCCCCAGGAATTGA